aaacaatttcattttttctcgccctgtctctctctaacacacacgtagcataggcggctttgcttagagtaaaacattagcgccaagatctcagagactacaaaaactagagcaaccaaatttggtatctacactcctaatatatcggaccgagacgagtttgtttcaaaatttcgccacacccccttccgcccccgcaaaggacgaaaatctggggatattcaaaaatctcagagactattaaggctagagtaaccaaatttggtatccgcactcctgttagatcttactataaaacgtgtatctcaaaatttcgccccacccccttccgcccacacaaaggacgaaaatctgttgcatccacaatattgcacattcgaaaaaactaaaaacgcagaatcatagataatgaccatgtctatcagattgctgaatctggatcagatcagatcatttttatagccaataggaacaaataaatttgcagtggctacgcagcgcccgacgtcacgctcagactgattttctgtctctctcgcacgcactctttgtcgtgtcgtttaatattagcggcgtctgccggaggagagccatactgacttagtatcgggtataaccgtagagttgcggtgtccgcagcaactcacaacgttccccctcgttcaaATAGTTTTTAAGTGATTTGATCCCTGAATATCCGTGAGACTTATTTTTTGTACTTGTATGTTCTTTGAATATCCCTGTTCCTAAGTTTAGAGGCACTTGGTGCTATTGCTACATCTTTTACTGAATGAAAACAGGAATATCTTCCTTCTTCAGTACCTCCAAAGGTTAGCATTTCTTCTAAATCTATTCCCTTATGAGATGTAAGCTTTATTcaataaaatatacatatgtacatttataAATGACAACAGGCAACCATCGTGCCGATCACCGGAAGAGTATCGGTGACAAACGACACTGACTGCTTTTGGACAGCGACCAGGGCATGGGCATGAGTCAGGAGACCGAGGAAGCCTATATTGGTGGACCCGTGGGCATAGTGCCAATCGACCAGGTTCGAACTACAGCGGAGTAGCCAGGTTTATGGAGATCCCGACTCCCGATTTGGGATTTGGTAACTCCCCTCTTTGTCTCCTTGTGCTAGTGCTGTACACCAGCCCGCCCAGTCCCGTCAGGTTTCCGTGGCGGAATCCAAGAAATTGACGAGTCTATGCTCTTTATAGTTATCAAATGACTCTGGATACAGTCCATATTgcctttttctttattttataAAGAACAAAATTTGCAAATGGCGTTGATTTTCGACGAGTTGTGCGTGGCGGCGTGGATCCTGTAACGAGTGGGATGCCCGATCTCGATGATCGTGTTGCCAGGAAAGAGCGAGTGATGGTTAATTAAGTGCAGAAAATGCATCAATCCAATTTATCCAATTTAAATAATTATCCAAATAGCATTTAAAAAACTAAATCCGAAGATGGTTAACGAAGGAATAATAAATTTAtaaacatatatgtatacatatgtatattaattATAATAGCTATCGATAAGGTCCATTCGTGACGCCATTTTAAAAAGTGCAGGAATCAAAAGTAGTCTAGGCAACCCTGCCACTTGGCAGACGCTGTCAAACGCTTTCTGACTGTGAACAAAAAAATTACTTTGGAGATTGCATATTGCATATTTTACAATGAGCGCCTCTGAACCCGTTCCTAATGGCTTAGATGACTCCTTCCGTCTGACCAGCTACCTCGAGCTGAAGGGCTCCGGCTGCCAGGTACCCGAAAGCGTGGTATCGGAGATGTTTAATAGCCCCGCCCTCAACGGCACCTCCACTACTTCAGGCTCCCAACGTCAGGAAACGCAGCTGCAGCAGATGCTGCGCAATATGAACATCGACACCAGTGCTGGTGGTGGAGGACTGCGGCACCACTTGCGCATCGAGTGCCGGTACCCGATCATCGACGATCTTTGCGCCATGGGGAAGATCATCTGCGCCGAGGCGCTCGGCAATTTCTACGCCATGGGCATTACAGCTTGTGATAAAATTATGATGCTGGCTTGCAAGCCCCCTCAGATGTCCAACAAGGAGTTCAATGCTGTCTTCTCGATGATGGAGTTAGGCTTCAAGGAATCCTTCAAGGGCACCTACGGAAAGGAGATGTGGGCCATGTACATGCACACTAGCCGTTTCATAGGCGGCGGCTTGGCCTCGGTCCACTGGCCGCAGCAACATCTGGTGGCACGTGGCAATGCTCTGGTTGGTGATGTCCTGGTGCTGACCAAACCCCTGGGCACCCAGGTAGCCATCGATGCCTATGAGTGTATAGGTCAGCCGGAACGCTGGGAGCGCTACAAGATGCTCGTCTCCGAAGAGGATGTCCGTGCGGCCTATCAGCAGGCCGTCAAGACGATGTGTCGCCTCAATCGCCAGGCCTCGAACCTCATGCACGTGCACAATGCCCATGGGGCCATGGCTGTGTCCGGGTTCGGTATCCTGCATCATGCCAACAACCTGGCTTTGCTCCAAAAGAAGCCAGTGTCGTTTGTCATTGATACTTTGCCGGTGATCAGCAAGATGGCAGCTGCTGCCAAAGCATCGACCGTTGACGATAAGTGCCCCCTGCTGCAGGGTCTTTCTGTTGAGACTTCCGGTGGCCTGCTCATCTGCATGCCCCGTGAGGAGGCCGTTGCTCTTTGCAAGTTCATCGGGGCATTTGGTGACAGCCCGGCCTGGATCATAGGCACTGTGCAGAGCGGCACCCGAAAAGCCTCCATCATCGAGAATGTTAAAATCATCGAGGTTTCTGAATAAGTAGTGGATTATACATACATTATGCATCCAAAATTGAATTCTACACTGAAAAATTACATTctgattttaatattttagCGGCATCGCTCAGCTTCGCGGAGGCGACCCCTTTCTAATGGGCCAGCAATTAGGATAAGGAGCAGAAGGAGAGCTTGGAATGATTAAACAATCTGTATGTAATGTTCCCATGCCATCCGTTTACTAAAGGGGTGGGAGAGGGAGACGACAATTTGCAATGAGAGAGCAATTAAAAAAATTGGCAAGCGGAGAGCATGGAATGTGCTAGAAATTAGGAGGAAGTCTAGACATGAAACATGGCGTCAAAGCGCTCTCAGTAGCGCTGAACGTAAAGCAAGACACGAAAGAGAGGGCGTTGCGGGAGCGGACAACCATGTATCTTTTCATCCTGTTCTAGAAAGAGATAGCATGGAATGAgcgagcacacacacataagcCACCGGCGCATTGCATTTGTAatgctctcgctctctctctctctctctctcagctTCCACTTCTCGCGTTCCAGCAATAAAAACATGCGGTTTCCAAGCGGAAAATGTTGAAAATCAAGCGGGAAAATTGTCGAGTGGATGTTCAAAAAAGTCTAGCAGtgattaaatataaaaaagtaATAAAACCAAACAAGTTTCCTGCCACTATTTAAGGGTTAGCATTAGCAGAAAACCAACGAGTGCTCGCAAGCTCACAAAAAGTGCTAAAAATATAAAGAGTGTCCACAAAGCGAATTGAGAGGAATAATTATTTGGTTGTTTTCCATCTTCCTGCCGACAATATTGTGGTGGTATACCACGAATAAAACACATATTTGCTTTTAATTAGCTTCACAGATTGGGATCTAAGACAAGATGTAAAGGCCGGCTATGGCAGGGCCCCAAGCCCATGCCAAGGCAGACCGCCGCGTCAGAACTAGAAGGGCGATTGGCGGCGCAACATGAACACCAGCAGCGTGATCTACAGCAGCTACGTGGAGCGCTCGCGCATCGACCTACAGGTGGAGGAGGCCAATTTGTATGTGGCCCGGGCCCTGCGGTATGTCATCGAGAATGTGCTGGCCCAGCTGAGTGCCACGCTGGTGGTGACGATTTCGACGCGTCATGAGGGTACTGCCCGCTGGTTCGAGTATGTGATGAACACACTCGTTTATTCGTGGCGTGTGGCAGCAGTGCAGCTGCTGCGATTCAGTACGGACTTTGAGCGGGTGCGTGTGCCCGGAAGGAAGCGATTCAATCTGATGTTGGTGGACTCCTACGAGGGACTGGTGTGAGTGTTGGGGCCATTGGGGGATGGACTTACGATGGACCAATCCATTCGCGTTTCTTTGCAGTAACTCAAACATTACCGAGGACAATGCGGACTTTGATGATCAGGAGTATTACTTCATCTTCCTGCAGACACGCGATCATCTCATACCCATGGAACTGGAGCTAATCCTGGACCATTGCCTGGCGCATTACTGGCTGCACTGCAACGTGATGATCCAGACAGCCGACGTGGATGTCCTGGTTTACAGCTACTACCCGTACACGTCGGACCACTGCCAGGCGGCGTATCCGGTGCAGGTGAATCACTTTGATGGCCAGCGCATGGTCAACCCGACCATGTTCCCCGAGAAGCTGCACCAGCTTCACGGCTGTCCCATCTCCGTGCTCACCTGGCACCAGCCGCCCTTCGTGGAGCTTAAATGGGACGAGCACAGCAACAGCCTGCGAGCCAGCGGCTTTG
The Drosophila miranda strain MSH22 chromosome XL, D.miranda_PacBio2.1, whole genome shotgun sequence genome window above contains:
- the LOC108151195 gene encoding inactive selenide, water dikinase-like protein; this encodes MSASEPVPNGLDDSFRLTSYLELKGSGCQVPESVVSEMFNSPALNGTSTTSGSQRQETQLQQMLRNMNIDTSAGGGGLRHHLRIECRYPIIDDLCAMGKIICAEALGNFYAMGITACDKIMMLACKPPQMSNKEFNAVFSMMELGFKESFKGTYGKEMWAMYMHTSRFIGGGLASVHWPQQHLVARGNALVGDVLVLTKPLGTQVAIDAYECIGQPERWERYKMLVSEEDVRAAYQQAVKTMCRLNRQASNLMHVHNAHGAMAVSGFGILHHANNLALLQKKPVSFVIDTLPVISKMAAAAKASTVDDKCPLLQGLSVETSGGLLICMPREEAVALCKFIGAFGDSPAWIIGTVQSGTRKASIIENVKIIEVSE